The following coding sequences are from one Humulus lupulus chromosome X, drHumLupu1.1, whole genome shotgun sequence window:
- the LOC133803341 gene encoding uncharacterized protein LOC133803341 has protein sequence MTTSKTPNTTSSQPIQQQECCMCGDYGFSYELFQCKVCQFRSQHRYCSNLYPNMPDSCRTCNWCLMTQNEDKTQHSSNSNSSSSCKNEDKTASSKTKMNNNSNNDHHLHHHQVGPLILRRQGIRPMNLQQLSGPIKKQKSVEIVVPPPPSPSPSPAAKSPSIRKRVLTNGAKEERLRRTRSAEISNAPTGNGNGFTSKQVFRSKVRRYKLLDEVSS, from the exons ATGACAACCAGCAAGACACCCAATACGACATCATCACAGCCAATCCAACAACAAGAGTGTTGCATGTGTGGTGATTACGGTTTCTCTTATGAGCTTTTTCAGTGCAAAGTTTGTCAATTCAGATCTCAGCACAg GTACTGCAGTAATTTGTACCCAAACATGCCTGACTCTTGCCGAACCTGCAATTGGTGCCTCATGACTCAAAACGAAGACAAAACCCAACACTCATCCAACTCCAATTCATCTTCCTCCTGTAAAAACGAAGACAAAACGGCATCGTCTAAGACCAAGAtgaacaacaacagcaacaacgatcatcatcttcatcatcatcagGTGGGTCCCCTCATTTTAAGGCGCCAGGGAATTCGCCCAATGAACCTCCAACAACTCAGCGGACCCATCAAGAAACAAAAATCGGTCGAGATCGTGGTGCCTCCACCACCGTCTCCATCGCCTTCGCCAGCGGCGAAATCTCCGTCGATCCGGAAAAGGGTCTTGACGAATGGGGCAAAGGAGGAGAGGCTGAGACGAACCAGGTCTGCGGAGATTTCAAACGCTCCAACTGGAAATGGAAATGGGTTCACTTCCAAACAGGTCTTTAGGAGTAAGGTCAGGAGGTACAAGCTTTTGGATGAGGTTTCTAGCTAA